CAACACCAGCTTCGACACGGCGTGCGAGTCGTGCGCCGCGACCTCCGCCGCCAGGCAGCCGCCAAGGTCGAGCCCCATCAGCGCCGGCCGCTCCAGCCCCAGCGCCTCTATGTAGTCGAGCTGCAGGAACGCCAGGTCGTGGAAGTCCTCGACGTGCTCGAGGCCGGTCGAGCGGCCGACTCCCGGCAACTGCGGGGCGAACACCTGAAAGCGCGCCGTGAGGAAGTCGAGCCATGTGGGCCACGACAGCATCCCGTCGTAGCCGTGGAAGTAGACCAGCGGCGGCCCTGACCCCTGCACGAAGGTGTGGATCTGGAACTTCCCGTCCAGGACGGAGACAATTCGTTCTTCAGCCATCACTCACCTCACGACCGGCCTGCCGGACACCCTCACGTCGAGCACCAGGCGGGCCAGCCGAATGCCGGGAGTGCACGCCTGTCCTCGGACTTTGAAAATCCGGATGTCCCCTGTTAGCTCCCCACCGGCGCTGGCCTCGCGCGCTCCTCCTGGGGGATGCCCGTCGGATACCATTTGTCTTCCCAGTTGGAGAACTTGCCCTTCAGGTAGGGCATCACCTCCCTGGCGAACAGCTCCGTGCTCTTCTGCACCTTCTCCTTCGGCATGTCGCCCCACTGCATCAGCACCATCAGGTGGCCGACGTTGAGGCTCTCGATGCACTCCTCGAGGCGCTCGCGCACTGTCGCCGGGCTGCCAGCGATGATGCTTCCGGTCTCGAGGCGCTCCTTCCACGTGTTCTCCATCTCCAGCGCCAGGTCCGGGGCCGTGACGTTGCTCGCCCGCTGCTGCGGCGTCACCTGCGCCACCAGCCGGTCGCGGAACTGGTCGAGGAAGCCGCGCTCGAGCGTCGCCTGCGTCCGGTAGCCGGGGGCCTGGAACCCGCCGCCGATGTGCAGGCACTTGTCGTAGAAGTAGTGCGCGTGCGCGGCGTAGTCCTTCTCCGCCTGCTCGTCCGTCTCCGCGACCGCGACAAGCTGCAGGAAGCCGGTGCGGTAGGGGTTGCGGTCCTTGCCCAGGCTGTCGACCGCGTTCCAGTAGCCCTGCACCGCCGCCTGGGCGCGGCGGTAGCCGCCGTAGCTCAGGTAGCAGTACACGTAGTCGTTCTGCGCCGACCACACCCAGGTCTCGATCGAGCCGCCGCCGGGGATCCAGACAGGCGGGTGCGGCTTCTGGATCGGGCGCGGCCAGATGTTCACGTACCGGAGCTGCGTGTACTTGCCGTTGAACGCGAAGATCTCCTCTTCCGTCCAGGCCCTCATGATCAGGTCATGCGCCTCGTAGTAGCGGTCGCGCAGCGTCGCCGGCGTCATCCCGTAGCAGTAGTTCGTGTCCATCGACGTCCCCACCGGGAAGCCGGCGACCAGCCGGCCGCCGCTGAGCACGTCGAGCATCGCGAACTCCTCCGCGACGCGGATCGGCGGGTTGTAGAGGGCGATGGAGTTCCCAAGGACGACCAGGGCCGCTCGCGACGTCCGTCGCGTCAGCGTTGCCGCCATGATGTTCGGCGAGGGCATCGTGCCGTAGGCGTTCTGGTGGTGCTCGTTCACGCAGATGCCGTCGAAGCCCATCTTCTCCGCGAATTCGAGCTCGTCGAGGTACTCGTGATAGGCCTTGTGCATCACCTTGCCCTCGTACAGGTGCGCGGGCGGCGTCACCCATACGCTCGGGTACTTCTGGGAGAAGTCCTGGGGCAGTGCCGGGTACGGCATGAGATGAAACCAGTGGAACTTCACCGTCGCAACCTCCCGAAACGATTCCCGTCTGGTGCCCGCACTTTACGCGAGGTGGAAGGTTTTCTCAAGACGGTGCACGTGGCCCGCTGACACCGAGGACCTGTAAGCGTTTCCCCTCGCCTGGCCCAGCCGCTATTCTGGCCTCGAAGTCGAGCGCGGAGGTTGGGTGCGAGGATACGCAATCTGCACGGCGCCGCGTTCGGGGAGCAACTGGCTCTGCCAGTTGCTCACGAGCACTGGCGTCCTCGGTAGGCCCCTTGAGTACTTCAACGGCCCCGCCCGCCGGGAGCTCGACGACCCTTCGTTCCCCGATGACCCGCGGCAGCAATTGGATCGCGTGTTCACACAGGGCGCGACCGCCAACGGCGTCTACGGCCTCAAATTGTTCGCACAGCAGCGACGCCAGATCGAGCCGACGGTCGACCTGCTCCGCGACCTGCCTAACGTTTCCTTCGTGTTTCTCAGGCGCAGGGATGTCCTGGGTCAGGCTATCTCCTGGGCCAAGGCGCTCCAGACGCTTCGATATCGCTCAACGCAGCCGCAGCGGGGTCAGGCCGCCTACAGCTTCGACGCCATCGCGGAGAGGCTGCGGAGCCTTGACCAGGAGTACGCTGACTGGGCCGCCTACTTCGGACGACACCCCATACGCCCACTGGAGGTGTACTACGAAGACATGTTGGTGGCTCCGCAGTCGGTGGTCGATAAGATTGCGAAGCTGGTCGGGGTGAATGAGTCTGCGATCGTGCGCCCAACACTCATCGACCTCGAGGTCCAGCGCGACGAGGCCACCGAGGAGTGGCGGCGCCGCTTTTTTGCCGATCAGAGACGGCGCTCCGGCTCAACTCTCTGGCGGAGACTGCTACGCAGGCGCTGACTGTTCAGGCCCAGCCGCTGCCGGATCTCCCACAGGTAGAGGGACACGGTCTCTCCTAGGCGCATCTTCTGCCCGGGGGGTCCCTGATGGAGGACCTCCTCGTACACGCCAAGAAGAAAGTCCACAGCGGCTTCCACGGTGGCCACGGAGCGGATGATGTCTCGGACTTGAGCGGCCTCCTCGGGGTCGTGGGCGTCCATGGAGGCGAGCACAGCTTCGGGGGTGAGAGGCCCACTCAACGCCTGGAACCCGAAATTCATCCGGCGGAGGGCCCAAAAGTTCGAGGTATTGACCGCCGGCCCGACGCCCGCGTAGTCGCAGAGCACGACAGCCGTACCGACAGCCATGGCCTCGATCGCGCTCTTCGCCTTTGCGAAAACGAGGTCATATTGCCCGAGAAGCCTCTCGGGGGCGTCTACGGGGTTGCCATTCCACAGTCCGACCACATCGAGCTCTACCCGGGCCCGCCGGCATGCCTCGACAACCGCGGGGAGGTGAGTATCGCTCCTTGCATAGTTGCTGAAGACCAGGGCCCGTCGCGGTCGAGGCGGGAGCGGCGGCCGGGGCAGGAACCGCCGGGTGTCTACGAAGTTCGCCAGAAACTCCACGCGCCCCTCAGGTAGGCCATCTCTCACAAGGCGGTCGATGCACACCTGGCTCACGCCGAAGTAGCGGCGAATTGCCGGGTGCCTGGGCGCCTTGTCTTGGTCAGCATCGTGCGAATGGCTCACGAATATCGCTGGAGTCCTCGGAAAGCGCCGCACGGCAGCGAGTGTCTGCACGCAGTGGTGTCCGTGGATGACATCCGGCGCGGCATCTACGTCAGCTAGCCTAGTAAAGACAGGTATGCCCAGGGCCTGGACCTCATCGCTGATCACTCCCGGGGCAGGTGTGTAAATTAGTGGTTCGTGTCCGCGCGACTTCAATTCGGCAGCCAGGTCTCGGACGAATATCTCCGTGCCCGTGCGGTGGTTGAGCTGGATGTTGGTGATCAGGATCCGCAATGCGTCCTCTGGACCTACACCACCTCGGATTCGGGTACATGGCCGATGACCCGGGCCGGGTTACCGGCAACGACCGCACGTTCGGGCACGTCCTTGCTTACGACGGATCCTGCGCAAACGAAAGCGTTGGC
This DNA window, taken from Dehalococcoidia bacterium, encodes the following:
- a CDS encoding glycosyltransferase family 4 protein, producing the protein MRILITNIQLNHRTGTEIFVRDLAAELKSRGHEPLIYTPAPGVISDEVQALGIPVFTRLADVDAAPDVIHGHHCVQTLAAVRRFPRTPAIFVSHSHDADQDKAPRHPAIRRYFGVSQVCIDRLVRDGLPEGRVEFLANFVDTRRFLPRPPLPPRPRRALVFSNYARSDTHLPAVVEACRRARVELDVVGLWNGNPVDAPERLLGQYDLVFAKAKSAIEAMAVGTAVVLCDYAGVGPAVNTSNFWALRRMNFGFQALSGPLTPEAVLASMDAHDPEEAAQVRDIIRSVATVEAAVDFLLGVYEEVLHQGPPGQKMRLGETVSLYLWEIRQRLGLNSQRLRSSLRQRVEPERRL
- a CDS encoding LLM class flavin-dependent oxidoreductase — its product is MKFHWFHLMPYPALPQDFSQKYPSVWVTPPAHLYEGKVMHKAYHEYLDELEFAEKMGFDGICVNEHHQNAYGTMPSPNIMAATLTRRTSRAALVVLGNSIALYNPPIRVAEEFAMLDVLSGGRLVAGFPVGTSMDTNYCYGMTPATLRDRYYEAHDLIMRAWTEEEIFAFNGKYTQLRYVNIWPRPIQKPHPPVWIPGGGSIETWVWSAQNDYVYCYLSYGGYRRAQAAVQGYWNAVDSLGKDRNPYRTGFLQLVAVAETDEQAEKDYAAHAHYFYDKCLHIGGGFQAPGYRTQATLERGFLDQFRDRLVAQVTPQQRASNVTAPDLALEMENTWKERLETGSIIAGSPATVRERLEECIESLNVGHLMVLMQWGDMPKEKVQKSTELFAREVMPYLKGKFSNWEDKWYPTGIPQEERARPAPVGS
- a CDS encoding Stf0 family sulfotransferase, with protein sequence MRGYAICTAPRSGSNWLCQLLTSTGVLGRPLEYFNGPARRELDDPSFPDDPRQQLDRVFTQGATANGVYGLKLFAQQRRQIEPTVDLLRDLPNVSFVFLRRRDVLGQAISWAKALQTLRYRSTQPQRGQAAYSFDAIAERLRSLDQEYADWAAYFGRHPIRPLEVYYEDMLVAPQSVVDKIAKLVGVNESAIVRPTLIDLEVQRDEATEEWRRRFFADQRRRSGSTLWRRLLRRR